One genomic region from Streptomyces venezuelae encodes:
- a CDS encoding YwqJ-related putative deaminase: MSDLIPGTAASLLIHGTITSHTSLTGDGEPHLHPAVQEFFDGLPPALREQFIGYCAESALVSDELLGWDRKRGDGRAATLDEAVPHFAGAAIVARKIRPHGDPEHGTEAEVCRSCSALLDRLGITIIHDEA; encoded by the coding sequence ATGTCTGACCTGATTCCCGGAACGGCGGCCTCGCTGCTCATCCACGGCACGATCACCAGCCACACCAGCCTCACCGGTGACGGCGAGCCGCACCTCCACCCCGCCGTCCAGGAGTTCTTCGACGGGCTCCCGCCCGCCCTGCGCGAGCAGTTCATCGGCTACTGCGCCGAGTCCGCGCTCGTCTCCGACGAACTCCTCGGATGGGACAGGAAGCGTGGCGACGGCCGTGCCGCCACCCTCGACGAGGCCGTCCCGCACTTCGCGGGAGCCGCGATCGTCGCCCGTAAGATCCGCCCGCACGGGGACCCCGAGCACGGCACCGAGGCCGAGGTCTGCCGCTCCTGCTCGGCGCTCCTCGACCGGCTGGGGATCACGATCATCCACGACGAAGCATGA